From the uncultured Trichococcus sp. genome, one window contains:
- a CDS encoding DegV family protein: MPNFKIVTDSTTELSAEEIDRYGITVIPLSSMIDNVLYYDGITITKPEFLEKMMDSKELPKSSQPAMGTFLDKYNELTADGSEVLSIHVTETLSGTVNSAHQAAKLTHGKVTVIDSKFCARATGFQVLEAAKCAAEGLTAAAALPRVTAVKERTLLYICIVNLENMVKGGRIGKTMGRITTLLNIKANLKMIDGALTTDMKGRGTKAIVKRYEEIIEDLKQKYSDVEAIGITHDGLSEYSNQIIGMLKSAFPNAQMHTSYASASVMTHAGPEAVSFQFLMKNK; the protein is encoded by the coding sequence ATGCCAAACTTCAAAATTGTGACCGATTCCACAACGGAATTGTCCGCAGAAGAAATTGACAGATATGGAATCACCGTAATCCCGCTTTCATCCATGATCGACAACGTGCTGTATTACGACGGCATCACCATAACCAAGCCTGAATTCCTCGAAAAAATGATGGACAGCAAGGAATTGCCAAAATCATCCCAACCAGCCATGGGCACTTTCTTGGATAAATACAATGAACTGACGGCAGACGGCAGTGAAGTTCTGTCCATCCACGTCACCGAAACATTGAGCGGAACCGTGAATTCTGCTCACCAGGCGGCTAAGCTCACCCACGGCAAAGTGACAGTCATCGATTCAAAGTTTTGCGCAAGGGCTACCGGCTTCCAAGTGTTGGAAGCCGCAAAATGTGCCGCAGAAGGATTGACTGCGGCAGCAGCATTGCCTCGGGTCACTGCCGTTAAGGAACGCACCCTGCTTTACATCTGCATCGTCAACCTGGAAAACATGGTCAAGGGCGGACGCATCGGAAAAACGATGGGCCGCATCACGACGCTGCTGAACATCAAAGCGAACCTGAAAATGATCGACGGCGCGTTGACTACCGACATGAAAGGCCGCGGCACAAAAGCAATCGTAAAACGCTACGAAGAGATCATCGAAGATCTGAAACAAAAATACTCGGATGTTGAAGCGATCGGCATCACGCATGACGGTTTGTCGGAATATTCGAACCAAATCATCGGCATGCTGAAAAGCGCCTTCCCCAATGCCCAGATGCACACTTCCTATGCCAGCGCCAGCGTCATGACCCACGCCGGCCCCGAAGCCGTATCCTTCCAATTCCTGATGAAAAACAAATAA
- a CDS encoding DUF1294 domain-containing protein: MRNPVLIYFLVANAVLFILMGIDKKKARQKAWRIPERNLLLLGLFGGGLGGLLGMHHFRHKTKHLTFKVVFALGTLLIGITTYFVFI, from the coding sequence ATGAGAAACCCAGTGCTGATTTATTTCCTCGTGGCGAATGCCGTGCTCTTCATCTTGATGGGCATCGACAAAAAGAAAGCTCGGCAAAAGGCTTGGCGCATACCGGAGCGCAATCTGCTTCTGCTGGGCCTTTTCGGCGGTGGCCTGGGCGGACTGTTAGGGATGCATCACTTCCGCCATAAAACCAAACACCTGACTTTCAAGGTAGTCTTCGCTTTGGGCACGCTCTTGATCGGGATAACAACTTATTTCGTATTTATATGA